The following nucleotide sequence is from Bradyrhizobium roseum.
GGCATCGTCGGCATCGACGGTCAGCGCCACCTTGGCGGCGCGGCCCTTGGCTTGCCGGCCGAGATCGCGCGCGACCTCCAGGCTGACATGGCGCGGCGACGGCGGAAAGAACACAAAACCCACCATGTCGGCGCCCGACTCGAGCGCTACGTCGAGCGTCTCGCGCGTGGACAGGCCGCAGATTTTGACGAGCAGGGGCATGGTCTCTCGGGAACGGGTTTCGCGCCCCGGGACCTTGTGGAACAGGGCTGACGGGGCGGGTTCTACAACGTCGCGCCCTGCTTGTCTCGCCCTGCGGCCCCATAGAATCCGTAACCGGACGGTGCCGGAAGCCGCTGCTGGTCGGCCCGGGAAACCGCTGCCGCGGCCCTCAAAGCGTCCGTTTCCGCCCTGGCCCGGCGGGCGTCCGCCTCATGCTGGCGCGCCGCGCGGCGCCAGTGGCGCTGGCGGAACCAGGTCGCCATGCCGCCAGCCACCACCCCCACCATGGCCACCGCGATGATTATGACGAACAGCGGCATCGACACCGCGATCGCCGGATCAGTCGAGTTAAAGGGATCGAACGAGACCGTCACGAAATGACGGTTGGCGACCGCAAAGACAATGAAGATGAGCCCTAGGGGAATGACGACCAGAGCCGTGAAGAACTTTCGCATGACCATCGCTCGTAGTGATCGAGGAAGGCGGGCAACGGGCCCGCAACACGGCTACAAATAGTCAAATCGAAAAAGCGCCTACGCGCCAGCCTCGGGCGCGCCGTTTTCGCGGTTCAGCCGCTCGCGCATTTCCTTGCCGGTCTTAAAGAACGGCACGCTTTTCTGATCGACCGGTACGTGGGCGCCGGTACGCGGATTGCGTCCCGCGCGGGCGGGGCGATGCTTGACCGAAAAAGCGCCGAAACCGCGCAGCTCGACACGGTCGCCGCGCGCCAGTGCAGCCACGATCTCGTCGAGGATCGCGTTCACAATGTTCTCCACATCCCGCTGATAGAGGTGCGGGTTGTGCTCGGCGATGCGCTGAACAAGTTCGGATTTGATCATCGAAGTTGGGATCCGGGATCGTGCGGATATCCATTTCCGTGAAAATACCTT
It contains:
- a CDS encoding LapA family protein; protein product: MRKFFTALVVIPLGLIFIVFAVANRHFVTVSFDPFNSTDPAIAVSMPLFVIIIAVAMVGVVAGGMATWFRQRHWRRAARQHEADARRARAETDALRAAAAVSRADQQRLPAPSGYGFYGAAGRDKQGATL
- a CDS encoding integration host factor subunit beta — encoded protein: MIKSELVQRIAEHNPHLYQRDVENIVNAILDEIVAALARGDRVELRGFGAFSVKHRPARAGRNPRTGAHVPVDQKSVPFFKTGKEMRERLNRENGAPEAGA